From a region of the Actinomadura luzonensis genome:
- a CDS encoding dolichyl-phosphate-mannose--protein mannosyltransferase gives MPGSALAGWLGPLLVAVFGGVLRFARLDVPRAVVFDETYYAKDAYSLLRHGVERAMQGDAKNPVADRNLIAGNLDIFRHCAEPADCAAFVAHPPLGKWMIAVGEWLFGMTPFGWRFSAALAGTLSILVLARAARRMTRSTLLGCLAGLLLALDGLHLVLSRTALLDVFLMFWVLAGFACLVVDRDRTRERLLALFEPGGPDPRPGLRPWRLAAGACLGAACSVKWSGIFFLIAFAVLSLMWDAGARRVLGARRPYRATLARDLPGGAAAMGLLPAAVLLASWAGWFASPLGWGRDWARATSSGPFYFVFDSLRSWLGYQFQVLGYHSGLREYHPYMSEPWSWPLLLRPVSFYYPPNLPPSACGASACSQAVLGVGTPALWYGALLAVLALVAWYSARRDWRAGAVLLAVAAGWLPWFYYALADDRTMYLFYLLPVVPFMVLAVVLAAGLLLGPGGAPGGRRAVGAAVTGAFALVVLVDFWWLYPVLTAETITHAEWWARMLMRSWVTVAPR, from the coding sequence ATGCCGGGCTCCGCCCTCGCGGGATGGCTCGGCCCGCTCCTCGTCGCCGTCTTCGGCGGCGTGCTCCGCTTCGCCCGGCTCGACGTCCCGAGGGCCGTGGTCTTCGACGAGACCTACTACGCCAAGGACGCCTACTCGCTGCTGCGCCACGGCGTCGAGCGGGCCATGCAGGGCGACGCCAAGAACCCCGTCGCCGACCGTAACCTCATCGCCGGCAACCTCGACATCTTCCGGCACTGCGCCGAGCCCGCCGACTGCGCCGCGTTCGTCGCCCACCCGCCGCTCGGCAAGTGGATGATCGCCGTGGGCGAGTGGCTGTTCGGCATGACGCCGTTCGGCTGGCGCTTCAGCGCGGCGCTGGCCGGCACGCTGTCGATCCTGGTGCTGGCCCGGGCGGCGCGCCGGATGACCCGCTCCACGCTGCTCGGCTGCCTCGCCGGGCTGCTGCTCGCCCTGGACGGCCTGCACCTGGTGCTCTCCAGGACCGCGCTGCTGGACGTCTTCCTCATGTTCTGGGTGCTCGCCGGGTTCGCCTGCCTCGTCGTGGACAGGGACCGCACCCGCGAGCGGCTGCTCGCCCTCTTCGAGCCCGGCGGGCCGGACCCGCGGCCCGGACTCCGGCCGTGGCGCCTGGCGGCCGGGGCCTGCCTCGGCGCGGCCTGCTCGGTCAAATGGTCGGGGATCTTCTTCCTCATCGCGTTCGCCGTGCTGTCGCTCATGTGGGACGCCGGGGCCAGGCGCGTGCTGGGCGCGCGGCGGCCGTACCGGGCGACGCTGGCGCGGGACCTGCCCGGCGGGGCGGCCGCGATGGGCCTCCTGCCCGCGGCGGTGCTGCTGGCGAGCTGGGCCGGCTGGTTCGCGAGCCCGCTCGGCTGGGGGCGCGACTGGGCGCGGGCCACCTCGTCCGGGCCGTTCTACTTCGTCTTCGACTCGCTGCGCTCCTGGCTCGGCTACCAGTTCCAGGTGCTCGGCTACCACAGCGGGCTGCGGGAGTACCACCCGTACATGTCGGAGCCCTGGTCGTGGCCGCTGCTGTTACGCCCGGTCTCGTTCTACTACCCGCCGAACCTGCCGCCGTCCGCGTGCGGCGCGAGCGCCTGCTCGCAGGCCGTGCTCGGCGTCGGCACCCCCGCCCTCTGGTACGGCGCCCTCCTGGCCGTGCTCGCCCTGGTCGCCTGGTACAGCGCCCGGCGCGACTGGCGGGCCGGGGCCGTGCTGCTCGCCGTGGCGGCCGGCTGGCTGCCGTGGTTCTACTACGCCCTGGCCGACGACCGCACGATGTACCTGTTCTACCTGCTGCCCGTGGTGCCGTTCATGGTGCTGGCGGTCGTGCTGGCCGCCGGGCTCCTGCTCGGCCCGGGAGGCGCCCCCGGCGGGCGGCGGGCCGTGGGGGCCGCCGTCACCGGGGCGTTCGCGCTGGTGGTGCTGGTCGACTTCTGGTGGCTCTACCCGGTGCTGACCGCCGAGACGATCACACACGCAGAGTGGTGGGCTCGGATGCTGATGCGTTCCTGGGTGACCGTCGCCCCCAGGTGA